In one window of Methanoculleus chikugoensis DNA:
- a CDS encoding type II toxin-antitoxin system HicA family toxin: protein MSKVPVLNYDRIVIALQRGGWVVVRTHGSHIRLHKRLPDRILKLTVPMHKPIKRSTLSHILKQAELTVEELNDLL from the coding sequence ATGAGCAAGGTGCCGGTTCTTAATTATGACAGGATCGTGATCGCTCTTCAAAGAGGTGGATGGGTTGTCGTCCGGACGCATGGCAGTCACATCCGCCTGCATAAGCGCCTGCCGGATAGAATACTCAAACTGACAGTCCCCATGCATAAGCCGATCAAGCGCTCAACGCTGTCACACATTTTAAAACAGGCCGAGCTGACGGTCGAAGAGTTAAACGATCTGCTCTAG
- a CDS encoding 60S ribosomal export protein NMD3 has product MTIQTSICPRCGKPSEEGFCPECRAADVRLLTCEPHVTTVYCPVCESQKRGKTWSDLQMPHVDRITELAVSAVSIHEDAKDIRITVRSEDIASNRTACTVEVEASLYGVPVRETCSTEIRWQKESCDRCSRISGGYYEGIVQVRATGRKINAYEREVAASLAQQVEESLQQSGDRFSFISDLEDAKDGVDITVGTQHLGQDIARAITGALGGRFTTHPKLVGEKEGKALYRVTYSIRLPFYQKGDVVVSRGNYFEVREIDGQRLRVFDLAAGVARTLTEDEVERLLGNVREAESALVVFTQPGVVGLMDPKTYRTRELNTVPWTFPIEGQPIRVLRDEEQDRLVIVG; this is encoded by the coding sequence ATGACCATCCAGACGAGCATCTGCCCCCGTTGCGGGAAGCCGAGCGAGGAAGGATTCTGCCCGGAGTGCCGGGCGGCGGATGTGCGGTTGCTGACCTGCGAGCCTCACGTGACCACCGTCTACTGTCCGGTCTGCGAGTCGCAGAAACGCGGCAAGACCTGGTCCGACCTGCAGATGCCCCACGTTGACCGCATCACCGAACTGGCGGTATCGGCGGTCAGCATCCACGAGGATGCGAAGGATATCCGGATAACCGTCCGGTCAGAAGATATCGCGTCGAACAGGACGGCCTGCACCGTCGAAGTGGAGGCGAGCCTGTATGGTGTCCCGGTCCGGGAGACCTGCAGTACCGAGATCCGCTGGCAGAAGGAGTCCTGCGACCGGTGCAGCCGCATCTCCGGGGGCTACTACGAGGGGATCGTCCAGGTGCGGGCTACGGGCAGGAAGATCAACGCCTACGAGCGCGAGGTCGCCGCGAGCCTTGCACAGCAGGTCGAAGAGTCGCTCCAGCAGTCGGGCGACCGGTTCTCGTTCATATCGGATCTCGAGGACGCAAAGGACGGCGTCGATATCACCGTCGGGACGCAGCACCTCGGCCAGGATATCGCGAGGGCGATCACGGGGGCGCTCGGCGGGCGGTTCACGACCCACCCGAAGCTGGTCGGCGAGAAGGAAGGAAAAGCGCTCTACCGGGTCACCTACTCCATCCGGCTGCCGTTCTACCAGAAAGGCGACGTGGTGGTATCCCGCGGCAACTACTTCGAGGTGCGCGAGATCGACGGGCAGCGCCTCCGGGTCTTCGATCTCGCGGCCGGCGTTGCCCGGACGCTCACCGAGGACGAGGTCGAGCGCCTCCTCGGGAACGTGCGCGAGGCCGAGTCCGCGCTCGTCGTCTTCACGCAGCCGGGCGTTGTGGGGCTGATGGATCCGAAGACCTACCGGACACGGGAACTCAATACGGTTCCCTGGACGTTCCCGATAGAGGGGCAGCCGATCCGGGTGCTTCGCGACGAGGAGCAGGATCGGCTGGTCATCGTCGGGTGA
- a CDS encoding DUF4367 domain-containing protein, which produces MVIFFFILLTAGCIEPVTTDPAEVTPSPITELPPDNAPSLRDSAFIRIEEWEEPAEYTSFSPPSYIPGEYTLYGLLIATAWNESYGHYTTVGETLRYARNDTMQNASWTTDMTLLEISWSNYGYDPYAKDPIVNREPKPVDIREYMGRIYETEEEHLIVWTAAGNATYQVRGSLDRDELLRVARSIAC; this is translated from the coding sequence ATGGTAATATTCTTTTTTATTCTCCTCACAGCGGGGTGCATCGAGCCCGTGACCACCGATCCCGCAGAGGTTACGCCGTCACCCATAACCGAACTTCCCCCCGATAATGCACCATCACTCCGTGATTCAGCCTTCATCAGGATTGAGGAATGGGAGGAGCCCGCCGAATACACGAGTTTCTCTCCGCCGTCATACATCCCCGGGGAGTATACCCTCTACGGCCTCCTGATAGCCACTGCCTGGAACGAGTCCTACGGCCACTACACAACGGTCGGCGAGACCCTGCGCTACGCACGCAACGATACAATGCAGAACGCATCGTGGACTACCGATATGACGCTGCTCGAGATCTCCTGGAGCAACTACGGGTATGACCCCTATGCGAAAGATCCGATCGTTAACAGAGAACCAAAACCCGTTGATATCAGGGAGTATATGGGACGGATCTACGAAACCGAAGAAGAACACCTGATCGTCTGGACGGCGGCCGGGAACGCTACGTATCAGGTGCGCGGGTCGCTTGACCGCGACGAATTGCTCCGGGTGGCGCGGTCGATCGCCTGTTAA
- a CDS encoding metallophosphoesterase, which produces MHLHFIENGPALLVEHDRRVLVVADLHMGIESGLERHGVHIASRSTDRADRVIACIEEAEPDLLLLLGDVKHNVPITSRQEYRELPGVLRSFRDRVPIAVAPGNHDGGIGRFLEPGELLPADGALIDGVGYLHGHTHPAPDLPGHLVVVGHHHPVVSLVDSVGCAARARPAYLYSTVEEPSGERTRLLFVPAFNEFAGGIDVGRLRESGLGPLSRCIDEKNAEVFLADGTYVGSPATLCPADDR; this is translated from the coding sequence ATGCACCTCCATTTCATCGAGAACGGCCCTGCTCTCCTGGTCGAGCACGACCGGCGGGTGCTGGTCGTCGCCGACCTGCACATGGGCATCGAATCGGGGCTCGAACGTCACGGCGTCCACATCGCGAGCCGGAGCACCGACCGGGCCGACCGGGTGATCGCCTGCATCGAGGAGGCAGAGCCCGATCTCCTCCTCCTCCTCGGTGACGTCAAGCACAACGTCCCGATAACGAGCAGGCAGGAGTACCGGGAGCTCCCCGGCGTCCTCCGGTCGTTCCGGGACCGGGTGCCGATAGCCGTCGCCCCGGGCAACCACGACGGGGGTATCGGGAGGTTCCTCGAACCCGGCGAACTTCTGCCCGCCGACGGTGCGCTCATCGACGGCGTCGGCTACCTTCACGGTCACACCCATCCCGCCCCCGACCTCCCCGGTCACCTCGTCGTCGTCGGCCACCACCACCCGGTCGTCTCGCTCGTCGACTCCGTCGGGTGCGCCGCACGCGCCCGCCCGGCCTACCTCTACTCGACGGTCGAGGAGCCGTCCGGGGAGCGCACCCGACTCCTCTTCGTCCCGGCCTTCAACGAGTTCGCGGGCGGGATAGACGTCGGACGGCTGCGGGAGAGCGGGCTCGGCCCCCTCTCCCGGTGCATCGACGAAAAGAATGCGGAGGTGTTTCTCGCAGATGGCACGTACGTCGGCTCACCGGCCACGCTCTGCCCCGCAGACGACCGCTGA
- a CDS encoding replication factor C small subunit, with protein MDGNHTIWIEKYRPKRLDEMVGQKEIVVRLQSYVKTGNLPHLLFTGSAGIGKTTAAVALAREFFGDSWQMNFREMNASDERGIDVVRNQIKEFARTSPLAGATFKILFLDEADALTTDAQAALRRTMETYARTCRFILSCNYSSKIIDPIQSRCAIYRFRPLDREAVIEETRRIAAAEGLTVTQGALDAIVYVASGDMRKAINALQGAAIVRKDIDEETVYAITATARPDEIDELLDLSIAGKFDEAEQALSDLTRGRGIAPNELINQCYRALVQRDIDRTLKVKLIDALGETDFRLSEGASSDIQMEALLARFVLAAEQHR; from the coding sequence ATGGACGGCAACCACACCATCTGGATAGAGAAGTATCGGCCCAAAAGGCTCGACGAGATGGTCGGGCAGAAGGAGATCGTGGTACGCCTCCAGTCCTACGTGAAGACCGGAAACCTGCCGCACCTCCTTTTTACGGGCAGCGCAGGGATCGGCAAGACCACCGCCGCCGTGGCGCTCGCCCGGGAGTTCTTCGGCGACTCCTGGCAGATGAACTTCCGGGAGATGAACGCCTCCGACGAACGGGGAATCGACGTCGTCCGGAACCAGATCAAGGAGTTTGCCCGGACGTCGCCGCTTGCCGGCGCGACGTTCAAGATCCTCTTCCTGGATGAGGCGGACGCGCTCACCACGGACGCGCAGGCAGCTCTCCGGCGGACGATGGAGACCTACGCCCGAACCTGCCGGTTCATCCTCTCGTGCAACTACTCCTCGAAGATCATCGACCCCATCCAGAGCCGGTGCGCCATCTACCGGTTCAGGCCGCTTGACCGGGAGGCGGTCATCGAGGAGACCAGGAGGATTGCCGCGGCCGAAGGCCTCACGGTCACACAGGGTGCGCTCGACGCCATCGTCTACGTCGCCTCGGGGGATATGAGGAAGGCGATCAACGCCCTGCAGGGTGCCGCGATCGTCCGGAAGGATATCGACGAGGAGACGGTCTACGCGATCACCGCGACCGCCCGCCCGGACGAGATCGATGAACTCCTCGACCTCTCGATAGCGGGGAAGTTCGACGAGGCGGAGCAAGCGCTCTCCGATCTGACCCGCGGCCGCGGCATCGCCCCGAACGAGCTGATCAACCAGTGCTACCGGGCGCTGGTCCAGCGCGATATTGACCGGACGCTCAAAGTGAAACTGATCGACGCCCTCGGTGAGACCGATTTCCGCCTCTCGGAAGGGGCGAGCAGCGATATCCAGATGGAGGCGCTGCTCGCGCGGTTCGTCCTCGCCGCAGAGCAGCACCGCTGA
- a CDS encoding type II toxin-antitoxin system HicB family antitoxin: MRLRVVLEPSEEGGYTVYVPSLPGCISEGDTREEALENIREAIELYLEVVEDDLVCSETAEQVEIAV, encoded by the coding sequence ATGAGACTGCGTGTAGTGCTCGAACCCAGTGAGGAAGGGGGATATACGGTCTATGTACCAAGCCTTCCCGGCTGTATCAGCGAGGGCGATACGAGGGAAGAGGCATTGGAAAATATCAGGGAAGCTATCGAGCTGTATCTCGAAGTCGTTGAGGATGATCTCGTTTGTAGTGAAACAGCCGAGCAGGTTGAGATTGCCGTATGA
- a CDS encoding TatD family hydrolase: protein MKLPAIPITDDHIHIDPANGRGVEAAKDFRRSGGTHIFLVAKPSWSLGVEPSSGEDYREVFDRTLHVAEMVRETGLIVYPVLGVHPAEMNRLTERMSLEAAAGVMTAGLDLAARYVGEGRAVALKSGRPHYEVAPEVLAASNAVLFHALELGADCGCAVQLHAESGPCTDVVDMARRAGIPVERVVKHFATPDTPLMPSFIARHEDIPALARSGRRFTMESDYMDENSRPGAVIGPKSVPRFTRRYLEEGLIAEEDAWRIHAETPSRTYGVDIALP, encoded by the coding sequence ATGAAACTCCCCGCGATACCGATCACTGACGACCATATCCACATCGACCCGGCAAACGGCCGGGGGGTAGAGGCCGCGAAGGACTTTCGCCGCAGCGGGGGGACGCACATCTTCCTGGTCGCGAAACCCTCCTGGTCGCTTGGGGTCGAGCCGTCGTCGGGCGAGGATTACCGGGAGGTCTTTGATAGAACGCTCCATGTGGCGGAGATGGTCCGGGAGACCGGGCTTATCGTCTACCCGGTCCTCGGCGTCCACCCGGCGGAGATGAACCGCCTCACGGAGAGGATGAGCCTTGAAGCGGCCGCCGGCGTGATGACGGCCGGGCTTGACCTCGCCGCCCGCTACGTCGGGGAAGGGCGGGCCGTCGCCCTCAAGAGCGGCCGGCCCCACTACGAGGTCGCGCCGGAGGTGCTTGCGGCCTCGAACGCGGTCCTCTTCCACGCGCTCGAACTCGGGGCCGACTGCGGCTGCGCCGTCCAGCTCCACGCCGAGAGCGGGCCCTGCACCGACGTCGTCGATATGGCACGGCGGGCCGGTATCCCGGTCGAGCGGGTCGTCAAGCATTTCGCGACGCCCGATACGCCCCTCATGCCCTCCTTCATCGCGCGGCACGAGGATATCCCCGCGCTCGCCCGGTCGGGCCGGCGGTTCACGATGGAGAGCGACTACATGGACGAGAACTCCCGGCCCGGCGCGGTCATCGGGCCGAAGTCGGTGCCGCGGTTCACGCGCCGGTACCTGGAAGAGGGGCTCATCGCCGAAGAGGACGCCTGGCGCATCCACGCCGAGACGCCGTCGCGCACCTACGGCGTGGATATCGCGCTCCCTTGA
- a CDS encoding dihydroneopterin aldolase family protein, protein MITDRERAAFEAGIKLGALYHQFVGTPIARETAATVEAAIEQAVGLQPYVTGITVRLNRDMMVSNRFGYSELAGRMFDAAITTTVGATVCRARLHLEDDYPMMEIVEFHETPRDTDH, encoded by the coding sequence ATGATCACCGACCGCGAGAGAGCGGCCTTCGAAGCCGGTATCAAACTCGGCGCCCTCTACCACCAGTTCGTCGGGACGCCCATCGCCCGCGAGACCGCCGCGACCGTCGAGGCCGCCATCGAGCAGGCCGTCGGGCTCCAGCCTTACGTGACCGGCATCACCGTCCGGCTGAACCGCGACATGATGGTCTCGAACCGGTTCGGCTACTCGGAACTTGCCGGGCGGATGTTCGACGCCGCTATCACGACAACGGTCGGCGCAACCGTCTGCCGCGCCCGGCTGCACCTCGAGGACGACTACCCCATGATGGAGATCGTCGAGTTCCATGAAACTCCCCGCGATACCGATCACTGA
- a CDS encoding class I SAM-dependent methyltransferase: MRARKVPAAALADIADAEWVDTSRRPYVEGGIAWVPVREGYSADEDLPEREAYRGRGYHLIGDVAVVHGDAPTEEELAAIVEHCRPRGVVWVKGFSSEMRIPDVEILYGTAGEVRHREQGCTFFLDPTRVMFAQGNRNEKARIAALVRPGERIADMFAGIGYFTIPAAMSGARVHAMEINPIAFEYLQRNIMANHVRGRAAGELGDCRELLSGVYDRVLMGHFDAPSMLADALVHVREGSVLHVHSIGDVSETIRERVGEAGFSAAVTSRRVKKYGPHAWHMVQDVTIS; this comes from the coding sequence ATGCGTGCGCGGAAGGTGCCGGCAGCCGCCCTCGCCGATATCGCGGACGCGGAGTGGGTGGACACCTCCCGCCGGCCGTATGTCGAGGGCGGCATCGCCTGGGTTCCGGTCAGGGAGGGCTATTCTGCCGACGAAGACCTTCCGGAGCGGGAGGCTTACCGCGGCCGCGGCTACCACCTCATCGGCGACGTCGCGGTCGTCCACGGTGACGCGCCGACGGAGGAGGAACTTGCCGCGATCGTGGAGCACTGCCGTCCCCGAGGAGTCGTTTGGGTGAAGGGGTTTTCGAGCGAGATGCGCATCCCGGACGTAGAGATCCTCTACGGCACCGCCGGCGAGGTGCGGCACCGCGAGCAGGGCTGCACCTTCTTCCTCGACCCGACGAGGGTGATGTTTGCGCAGGGTAACCGCAACGAGAAGGCGAGGATCGCCGCCCTTGTCCGGCCCGGCGAGCGGATTGCCGATATGTTCGCCGGGATCGGCTACTTCACCATACCGGCGGCCATGAGCGGTGCACGGGTCCACGCGATGGAGATCAACCCAATAGCCTTTGAATACCTGCAACGTAACATTATGGCAAACCACGTTCGAGGCCGGGCCGCGGGCGAACTCGGCGACTGCCGGGAACTCCTCTCCGGTGTCTACGACCGGGTCCTGATGGGGCATTTCGACGCCCCCTCAATGCTCGCCGACGCCCTCGTCCACGTCCGGGAGGGGAGCGTGCTCCACGTCCACAGCATCGGGGACGTGAGCGAGACGATCCGGGAACGGGTGGGCGAGGCCGGCTTTTCGGCGGCGGTGACCTCCCGGCGGGTGAAGAAGTACGGCCCGCACGCGTGGCACATGGTGCAGGATGTGACGATATCGTGA
- a CDS encoding DUF424 domain-containing protein, with the protein MYLKVHRIPGAGEVVAACDAELMDATLMHGDIEVCITGGFYGTERAGEEDVRGALAGAENANIIGKRVVALAVAMGLISENDCIMIGDVPHAQIFRI; encoded by the coding sequence ATGTACTTAAAAGTGCACCGCATACCGGGCGCCGGTGAGGTGGTGGCTGCCTGCGACGCCGAACTCATGGACGCCACCCTGATGCACGGAGATATTGAGGTCTGCATCACCGGAGGATTCTACGGCACCGAGCGTGCCGGCGAAGAGGACGTCCGGGGGGCGCTCGCGGGCGCGGAGAACGCCAATATCATCGGCAAACGCGTCGTAGCCCTCGCCGTCGCCATGGGGCTCATCTCGGAGAACGACTGCATCATGATCGGCGACGTGCCGCATGCCCAGATATTCAGGATCTGA
- a CDS encoding LAGLIDADG family homing endonuclease produces MTEEITVEVTDNVGEWTKFLKKQYKRELAELSREYPHNHSLIIDYRKILNNRLAFELLRSPGKVIGDIKDAIVQNKLLKLKDGQDPDLVNIRFTNLPQKTNVRDIRADQINTFVAIEGILRKTTEVRPRIVTAVFRCRSCDKNTDPVPQGYGRFDEPDFCPNCERKTRLDLVMNRCRFVDAQKLRIQESPEGLRGGEQPQTLDIDVTDDLTGMVSPGDRVVVNGILRSVQRINYGQKSTLFDIYLECNSIEVAEKEFEEVSITEEDETKIMALARDPMIYKKIARSIAPTIYGTDDVKEAIALQLFGGIAKDMPDGSRLRGDVHVLLVGDPGIAKSQILRYVVKLSPRGIYTSGKSSTSAGLTATAVKDEFGDGRWTLEAGALVLADMGIAAVDEMDKMAKEDRSALHEAMEQQCYDDKTEVLTESGWKFFRDVTADDRVATLSPDGRLEYASPSNFVASEYDGELYYVRSRQVDLAVTPNHRMYVNLNRRADEWEGFRLVRMDEIPIHKRMRFKKNAVWTGERQETYEIPPVVKFANQNSEGKLTDPVTVGMDDWLEFLGYFLSEGSVQCHYQTGVPYRVIISQTNPESAETIRQCLERLPFRFSYDGKNFAINAKQLAEHLTPFGKCHEKYVPGYAKSLPPEQIGILLDALMLGDGYVNKTTGVSIYTTSSKKLVDDVTELLLKKGWSGNTYRLREAGEVVSNPRGGTSTVTHDVFQVTFIRDGQNEPNINTNGKQHIEKRPYKGTIYCLEVPNHTLYVRRNGIPVWCGNSISVAKAGITATLKSRCALLGAANPKLGRFDQFVPIGEQINMPPSLLSRFDLIFVMTDQPEAERDGAIAQHIIKTHSVGELIKQHAYEPLPDVDDEYIERALAPVIPDIDPTLLRKYIAYAKRTCFPILSDGAKEALIAYYMRLRNLASGNKPVPVTARQLEALVRLAEASARMRLSNTVDTEDTDRILKIVDACLRQVAYDAESGSFDIDKLVTGVTKSQRDIIRSVKETIRNVSGDSGGQARVDEVIEILVQQGFSRDKVEHTLEQLKRGGEVLEPRHGLVKLIG; encoded by the coding sequence TTGACCGAAGAGATAACCGTCGAAGTCACCGATAACGTCGGTGAGTGGACGAAGTTTCTGAAGAAACAGTACAAGCGCGAGCTTGCCGAACTCTCCCGCGAGTACCCGCACAACCACTCACTCATCATCGACTACCGCAAGATCCTGAACAACAGGTTGGCATTTGAACTCCTGAGGAGTCCGGGGAAGGTCATCGGGGATATCAAGGACGCGATCGTCCAGAACAAACTCCTCAAACTGAAGGATGGCCAGGACCCGGATCTCGTCAACATCCGGTTCACGAACCTGCCGCAGAAGACGAACGTCCGCGACATCCGGGCGGACCAGATCAACACCTTCGTCGCCATCGAGGGGATCCTCCGAAAGACCACGGAGGTCCGCCCCCGGATCGTCACCGCGGTCTTCCGGTGCCGCTCCTGCGACAAGAACACCGACCCGGTACCCCAGGGCTACGGGCGGTTCGACGAGCCCGACTTCTGTCCGAACTGCGAGAGGAAGACCCGTCTCGATCTCGTCATGAACCGGTGCAGGTTCGTCGACGCCCAGAAACTCCGGATCCAGGAGTCCCCGGAAGGCCTTCGGGGCGGGGAACAGCCCCAGACGCTCGATATCGACGTCACCGACGACCTTACCGGGATGGTCTCGCCGGGCGACCGGGTGGTGGTGAACGGCATCCTCCGGTCGGTGCAGAGGATCAACTACGGCCAGAAGAGCACGCTCTTTGACATCTACCTCGAGTGCAACTCCATCGAGGTTGCCGAGAAGGAGTTCGAGGAGGTCTCGATCACCGAGGAGGACGAGACGAAGATCATGGCGCTCGCCCGCGACCCGATGATCTACAAGAAGATCGCCCGGTCGATCGCGCCGACGATCTACGGCACCGACGACGTGAAGGAGGCGATCGCGCTCCAGCTCTTCGGCGGGATCGCGAAAGATATGCCGGACGGCTCCCGCCTCCGCGGCGACGTCCACGTCCTCCTGGTCGGCGACCCGGGTATCGCAAAGAGTCAGATCTTGCGGTACGTCGTGAAACTCTCGCCCCGCGGGATCTACACGAGCGGCAAGTCGTCGACCTCCGCCGGGTTGACGGCGACGGCGGTCAAGGACGAGTTCGGCGACGGGCGGTGGACGCTCGAAGCCGGTGCGCTGGTCCTCGCGGATATGGGGATCGCCGCCGTCGACGAGATGGACAAGATGGCAAAGGAGGACCGGAGCGCACTCCATGAGGCGATGGAGCAGCAGTGCTACGACGACAAGACGGAGGTCCTCACGGAGAGCGGGTGGAAATTCTTCCGCGACGTGACCGCGGACGATCGTGTCGCGACGCTCTCTCCCGACGGCAGGCTGGAGTACGCATCGCCGTCGAACTTCGTGGCGTCGGAGTATGACGGGGAGTTGTACTACGTCAGATCACGGCAGGTCGACCTCGCGGTCACGCCGAACCACCGGATGTACGTCAACCTGAACCGGCGCGCCGACGAGTGGGAGGGGTTCCGGCTCGTCCGCATGGACGAGATCCCCATCCACAAGAGGATGCGGTTCAAGAAGAACGCCGTATGGACGGGGGAACGGCAGGAGACCTACGAGATTCCGCCCGTCGTCAAGTTCGCGAACCAGAACTCGGAAGGAAAACTTACCGATCCTGTCACGGTCGGGATGGACGACTGGCTTGAGTTCCTGGGCTACTTCCTCTCGGAAGGGTCGGTTCAGTGCCACTACCAGACGGGGGTTCCTTACCGCGTGATCATATCGCAGACGAACCCTGAGTCTGCCGAAACGATCCGGCAGTGTCTCGAACGGCTGCCGTTCCGGTTCTCCTACGATGGGAAGAACTTCGCGATCAACGCAAAGCAACTCGCAGAACATCTTACGCCGTTCGGCAAATGCCACGAGAAGTACGTCCCCGGCTACGCGAAGAGCCTACCCCCGGAGCAGATCGGGATACTCCTCGACGCGCTCATGCTCGGGGACGGCTACGTCAACAAAACGACCGGAGTCTCGATATACACGACCTCTTCGAAGAAGCTCGTCGACGACGTCACCGAGCTCCTGCTGAAGAAGGGGTGGTCGGGGAACACCTATCGATTGCGGGAGGCCGGGGAGGTCGTATCCAACCCGCGGGGCGGGACCTCGACCGTGACCCACGACGTCTTCCAGGTGACGTTCATCCGCGACGGCCAGAACGAGCCGAACATCAACACAAACGGAAAGCAGCATATCGAGAAGCGCCCGTATAAGGGCACGATCTACTGCCTTGAGGTCCCGAACCACACCCTCTACGTGCGGCGAAACGGCATCCCGGTCTGGTGTGGCAACTCGATCTCGGTCGCAAAAGCCGGCATCACCGCGACCCTGAAGTCCCGGTGCGCCCTCCTCGGCGCCGCTAACCCGAAACTCGGGCGGTTCGACCAGTTCGTTCCGATCGGCGAGCAGATCAACATGCCGCCGTCGCTCCTCTCCCGGTTCGACCTCATCTTCGTGATGACCGATCAGCCGGAGGCCGAGCGCGACGGGGCGATTGCGCAACACATCATCAAGACCCACAGCGTGGGCGAGTTGATCAAGCAGCACGCGTACGAGCCGCTGCCCGATGTCGACGACGAGTACATCGAACGGGCGCTTGCGCCGGTCATCCCTGACATCGACCCGACACTCTTACGGAAGTACATCGCCTACGCGAAACGGACGTGCTTCCCCATCCTCTCCGACGGGGCGAAGGAGGCGCTGATCGCCTACTACATGCGCCTGCGGAACCTCGCGAGCGGGAACAAGCCCGTCCCGGTCACCGCCCGGCAGCTCGAGGCGCTGGTCCGGCTTGCGGAGGCGAGCGCGAGGATGCGGCTCTCGAACACCGTCGATACGGAGGATACCGACCGGATATTAAAGATCGTGGATGCCTGTCTCCGGCAGGTGGCCTACGACGCAGAGAGCGGGAGTTTCGATATCGACAAGCTCGTGACCGGGGTCACGAAGTCGCAGCGCGACATCATCCGCTCGGTGAAGGAGACGATCCGGAACGTCTCGGGCGACTCCGGCGGCCAGGCGCGGGTCGACGAGGTGATCGAGATTCTGGTGCAGCAGGGATTCTCCCGCGACAAGGTCGAGCACACCCTCGAGCAGCTCAAGCGCGGCGGCGAGGTGCTCGAACCCCGGCACGGGCTGGTGAAGCTGATCGGGTGA